Genomic segment of Candidatus Poribacteria bacterium:
TGAGGAAATCGGAGGACGAAAACGAAGAGATGATTGAGATCATGGAGACGATAAAAATGATGATCCGCAAGGATATAGGTTTGCCCTTTCTAGAGATTTAGCCATGGAAGATAGAGAGGGGAAAATCGAAAATCCATACGAGATACTGGGATTGGATAGGAACGCCTCCCAGGAGGAGATAAGAAGGGCGTATTTTGATCTGGTCAAGAGATTCACACCCGAAAGGGATAGCGAGAAGTTCAAGGAGATACGAGCAGCCTACGAGCAGCTAAGGGACCTTAGAAAGAGGGTCGAGGCTGATATGTTCATATTCTCCGAGCCGTTTAAGGAGTTCGAGCTCTATGGGAGGAACGAGAGATCAGAATACAAACCTAAGCTAGATCTCAATCTCG
This window contains:
- a CDS encoding DnaJ domain-containing protein; this translates as MEDREGKIENPYEILGLDRNASQEEIRRAYFDLVKRFTPERDSEKFKEIRAAYEQLRDLRKRVEADMFIFSEPFKEFELYGRNERSEYKPKLDLNLVLKSLFSESLELSRTDFSDDFQDVDLKGSR